One segment of Choristoneura fumiferana chromosome 26, NRCan_CFum_1, whole genome shotgun sequence DNA contains the following:
- the ATPCL gene encoding ATP-citrate synthase — protein MSSKAIYEATGKDLITRHIAPGTALVPCRFATFEQGTIWEDELGKNPWLSKEQLVVKPDQLIKRRGKLGLVGVNKSAVDVRRWLAEHMGKEQAVGAAVGKLRHFIVEPFVRHDANEEMYICIQSGRRSDTILFHHQGGVDVGDVDALALRLEIAVDTFPTGEDIDSTLLKNVKAASTRRILTTFILSLYRVYVDLYFTYMEINPIVVTNERIYLLDLAAKLDQTADFICAKNWGTVTFPPPFGRDAYPEEAHIADLDAKSGASLKLTILNKSGRIWTMVAGGGASVVYTDTICELGGAAELANYGEYSGAPTESQTADYAKTIFSLMCREKHPNGKVLIIGGGIANFTNVADTFRGIITAIDTYKDALIQYNITIFVRRGGPNYQEGLRQMREVGHRLRIPLYVFGPEANMTSIVGLALGHAPIPAEHQLDYAPKQLPRPAPAPKPKIELPELTPKLLELVCSQSPTRRDLGQPLATAKPLFSDRTKAIIWGMQNRAIQGMLDFDYICRRAEPSVVAIVYPFTADHKQKYYFGNKEVFIPVFSDMDVAMRKHQEATVLVNFASLRSAYDSSMQAMQHPQINTIVIIAEGIPENMTRKIIKLADSRGVNIIGPATVGGIKPGCFKIGNTAGMIDNIIDSKLYRAGSVAYVSRSGGMSNELNNIISKDADGVCEGVAIGGDRYPGTTFIDHLTRFEADPNVKMLVLLGEVGGVEEYHVCRAIRDGRIKKPVVAWCIGTCSDMFTSEVQFGHAGSLAGSALEKAFAKNSALRSFGVTVPDSFDSLGAAVKKVYQKLVGEGKIIVKEEVEPPKVPMDYDWARKLGIIRKPAAFISTICDERGQELTYCGVPISQVLEKQLGVGGTISLLWFQRELPDWACKFFELVLIVTADHGPAVSGAHNTMVTARAGKDLISSVVSGLLTIGDRFGGALDRAAADFCAAYDRGQHPQEFVNEKRAKGELIMGIGHRVKSINNPDSRVRELKAYVTSRWPAWPVTRYALDVEAVTTRKKPNLILNVDGIVAAAMVDLFRHTNLFTAEEGNNYIQMGTINALFVLGRTIGLVGHYLDQKRMKQPLYRHPWDDITYMSPLN, from the exons CAACTAGTAGTAAAGCCAGACCAGCTGATAAAGCGGCGCGGCAAGCTCGGGCTGGTCGGCGTGAACAAGTCGGCGGTGGACGTCCGCCGCTGGCTCGCCGAGCACATGGGCAAGGAGCAGGCCGTCGGCGCGGCCGTCGGCAAGCTGCGACACTTCATCGTCGAGCCGTTCGTCCGGCACGACGCG AATGAGGAGATGTACATCTGTATCCAGTCCGGCCGTCGTTCGGACACCATACTGTTCCATCATCAAGGAGGCGTGGACGTCGGCGACGTGGACGCGCTGGCTCTAAGGCTCGAG ATCGCGGTCGACACATTCCCCACCGGAGAAGACATTGACAGCACCCTCCTCAAAAACGTTAAGGCGGCCTCCACAAGAAG AATACTAACGACATTCATTCTCTCCCTCTACCGGGTATACGTCGACTTATACTTCACGTACATGGAGATAAACCCAATCGTCGTCACCAACGAGCGGATCTACCTCCTGGACTTGGCAGCCAAGCTGGATCAGACGGCGGACTTCATCTGCGCCAAGAATTGGGGGACGGTCACGTTCCCGCCCCCCTTCGGGAGGGACGCGTACCCTGAGGAGGCCCATATCGCGGACTTGGACGCGAAGAGTGGCGCCAGTTTGAAG CTGACGATCCTCAACAAGTCCGGCCGCATCTGGACGATGGTGGCGGGCGGTGGCGCCTCCGTCGTCTACACCGACACCATCTGCGAACTAG GTGGCGCGGCCGAGCTCGCCAACTACGGCGAGTACTCGGGGGCGCCGACGGAGAGCCAGACCGCGGACTACGCCAAAACAATCTTCAGTCTCATGTGCAGGGAGAAACATCCCAACGGAAAG GTCCTCATCATCGGCGGCGGCATTGCCAACTTCACGAACGTGGCCGACACGTTCAGAGGCATCATCACGGCCATCGACACATATAAAGACGCCCTCATACAGTACAACATCACTATCTTCGTGAGGCGCGGGGGACCCAACTACCAGGAGGGGCTTAG GCAAATGCGCGAAGTGGGGCACCGTCTCCGCATCCCCCTGTACGTGTTCGGTCCCGAGGCCAACATGACGTCCATAGTCGGGCTGGCTCTGGGCCACGCGCCCATCCCGGCGGAGCACCAATTGGACTACGCGCCCAAACAgctgccgcggccggcgcccgcc CCCAAACCCAAGATCGAGCTACCGGAGCTGACCCCGAAACTGCTCGAGCTGGTGTGCTCTCAGTCGCCCACGCGCAGGGACCTTGGCCAGCCGCTGGCCACCGCCAAGCCGCTCTTCAGCGACCGCACTAAGGCCATCATCTGGGGCATGCAGAACCGCGCCATACAG GGCATGCTGGACTTCGACTACATATGCCGCCGCGCGGAGCCGTCTGTGGTGGCCATCGTGTACCCTTTCACAGCGGATCACAAACAGAAGTACTACTTCGGCAACAAAGAAGTCTTCATCCCTG TGTTTTCCGACATGGACGTCGCGATGCGCAAACACCAGGAGGCGACAGTGCTGGTCAACTTCGCGTCGCTGCGGTCCGCGTACGACAGCTCTATGCAG GCGATGCAGCATCCACAGATCAACACAATAGTCATCATCGCCGAGGGCATCCCCGAAAACATGACGAGGAAGATCATCAAGCTCGCCGATTCGCGCGGG GTGAACATCATCGGTCCGGCCACGGTGGGCGGCATCAAGCCGGGCTGCTTCAAGATCGGCAACACGGCCGGCATGATCGATAACATCATCGACAGCAAGCTCTACCGCGCCGGCAG cgTTGCGTACGTGTCCCGTTCGGGAGGTATGAGCAACGAACTGAACAACATAATCTCGAAGGACGCGGACGGCGTGTGCGAGGGCGTGGCCATCGGCGGCGACCGCTACCCCGGGACCACCTTCATCGACCACCTCACGAG GTTTGAAGCGGACCCTAACGTGAAGATGCTGGTGCTGTTGGGCGAGGTGGGCGGCGTGGAAGAGTACCACGTGTGCCGCGCCATCCGCGACGGGCGCATCAAGAAGCCCGTCGTCGCCTGGTGCATCGGCACCTGTTCCG ACATGTTCACCTCGGAAGTCCAATTCGGGCACGCGGGCTCTCTCGCCGGCTCGGCTTTAGAGAAAGCGTTCGCGAAGAACTCGGCGCTTCGCTCCTTCGGCGTGACGGTCCCTGACAGCTTTGACAGCCTCGGCGCTGCTGTCAAGAAGGTTTATCAGAAGCTGGTTGGGGAGGGCAAGATTATTGTTAAGGAGGAGGTTGAGCCGCCGAAAGTGCCTATGGATTATGACTGGGCCAGG AAACTGGGCATCATCCGCAAACCGGCTGCTTTCATCAGCACCATCTGCGACGAGCGCGGCCAGGAGCTGACCTACTGCGGGGTGCCCATCAGCCAGGTCCTGGAGAAGCAGCTCGGCGTCGGCGGCACCATCAGCCTGCTGTG GTTCCAGCGGGAGCTGCCGGACTGGGCGTGCAAATTCTTCGAGCTGGTGCTGATAGTGACGGCGGACCACGGGCCGGCCGTGTCCGGCGCGCACAACACCATGGTCACCGCGCGCGCCGGGAAGGACCTCATCTCGTCGGTCGTGAGCGGCCTGCTGACCATT GGCGACCGTTTCGGCGGCGCGCTGGACCGCGCGGCGGCGGACTTCTGCGCGGCGTACGACCGCGGCCAGCACCCGCAGGAGTTCGTCAACGAGAAGCGCGCCAAGGGGGAGCTCATCATGGGCATCGGACACAG AGTAAAGTCCATCAACAACCCGGACTCGCGCGTGCGCGAGCTCAAAGCGTACGTGACGTCCCGCTGGCCCGCGTGGCCGGTCACAAGGTACGCGCTCGACGTGGAAGCTGTCACCACGCGCAAGAAGCCCAATCTGATCCTGAATGTGGATGGTATTGTGGCCGCTGCCATGGTGGATCTGTTCCGGCATACCAACTTGTTCACAGC